The following coding sequences lie in one Miscanthus floridulus cultivar M001 chromosome 9, ASM1932011v1, whole genome shotgun sequence genomic window:
- the LOC136483421 gene encoding receptor-like protein EIX2: MHHLAAAMLVLLCCCCLFLATQQQQQLQPAAGGNRASPSCIPHERDALLAFKHGVTSDTGGILSSWRRDGRHDEQDCCRWRGVRCSNRTGHVHELRLGSTFGPDNLAGQISPSLLALDHLEHLDLSRNELEGPTGRIPEFLGSLKNLKYLNLSGIPFYGGVPPQLGNLSRLQYLDLSWNWMEGTNSTDLSWLTHIPSIQYLYLDQVNLSTVEDWPRVMNMLPSLRALHLSYCSLASANQSLPHLNLTNLEELDASGNSFHHPMVTSWFWNITSLRFLYLSGTSMYGQFPDALGDMTSLQVLDLSYNYCLYDYHDDDKNMRSMITNIKNLCNLEVLNLEYTLLYGDVAELFRNLPQCSPNKLQELDLGWNHLTGMVPRWMGQFMSLVVLDLGSNYITGHVPYEIGKLSNLTHLDLSINKLDGTITEEHFASARSLQYIDLSYNALKIEISSDWQPPSTLEYVNFASCQMGPLFPVWLQWNMSITYLDISSAGIADRLPQWFSDGFSNVEFMNISNNQLNGTLPADMGSMSLLQLYLSSNKLTGQIPTLPPNITWLDLSNNLLLGLTGHSAVGSANLRQLSLFSNRLTGHIPESFCKFQRLCVLDLSNNFLEGEPPLCLGVTEYMKFVALSNNSLSGKFPSFLQNLTNVHFLDLSRNKFSGRLPMWIGSLTSLRVIRLSHNKFFGSIPMNITNLSCLQYMDLNNNKISGSLPIYLSNLKFMTNTSMMGCSDGIEIIVSNSNEISYYHLNNFSTVWKGQELNYGSIQRIFDTSMTSIDLSSNDLTSEIPEEIVVLDALVNLNLSRNYLTGVIPKKIGEMRSLQSLDLSRNMLSGEIPATVSNLTFLSYLELSYNDLTGRIPSGVQLDTLYAEYPSMYIGNIGLCGHPLQNNCSSERHAPKQGGLGRTEEGYGIPFFYLGLGCGFVVGTWIAFGVLLFKRNCRIACFRLSDKLYGKV, from the coding sequence ATGCATCACCTAGCTGCTGCCATGCTCGTgttgctctgctgctgctgcttgttcctcgccacgcagcagcagcagcagctccagcCAGCCGCCGGTGGTAACAGAGCGAGCCCGAGCTGCATACCACACGAGAGGGACGCCCTGCTGGCATTCAAGCACGGCGTCACCAGCGACACTGGCGGCATCCTCAGCTCGTGGCGGCGAGACGGTCGCCACGACGAGCAAGACTGCTGCCGGTGGAGAGGCGTCCGGTGCAGCAACCGAACTGGCCACGTCCACGAGCTTCGACTTGGATCGACCTTCGGACCAGATAATTTGGCCGGCCAGATAAGTCCTTCTTTGCTTGCTCTCGATCACCTAGAGCACCTTGATCTCAGCAGGAATGAACTAGAGGGGCCAACCGGTCGAATTCCTGAGTTCTTAGGCTCTCTAAAGAATCTCAAGTATCTTAACCTCTCTGGCATACCATTCTACGGTGGCgtgcctccccagcttggcaACTTGTCAAGGCTGCAGTATCTAGATCTTTCATGGAACTGGATGGAAGGCACAAACTCGACGGATCTCTCATGGTTAACACACATTCCTTCCATACAATATCTTTACTTGGACCAAGTGAACCTCAGCACAGTAGAGGATTGGCCTCGTGTCATGAATATGCTTCCTTCTTTGAGGGCCCTCCATCTTTCATACTGCTCTCTTGCAAGCGCAAACCAATCGCTGCCACACCTGAACCTTACAAATCTCGAGGAGCTCGATGCCTCCGGGAACTCCTTCCACCATCCAATGGTGACCAGCTGGTTCTGGAACATAACAAGCCTTAGATTCCTTTACCTCAGCGGCACTAGTATGTACGGTCAATTTCCGGATGCTCTTGGAGACATGACATCCCTGCAAGTCCTTGATCTTTCATATAATTATTGTCTTTATGATTatcatgatgatgacaagaacatGCGCAGCATGATCACGAATATTAAGAACCTATGCAATTTGGAGGTCCTGAACCTTGAATACACTCTCTTATATGGTGACGTAGCTGAGCTGTTTAGGAATCTACCTCAATGTTCACCCAACAAATTGCAAGAATTGGACCTCGGTTGGAACCATTTAACCGGGATGGTACCAAGATGGATGGGGCAATTCATGAGCTTGGTTGTTCTGGATTTAGGTTCGAACTACATCACAGGACATGTTCCATATGAGATTGGTAAGCTTAGTAATCTGACCCATCTGGATCTAAGTATAAATAAGCTGGATGGCACGATAACTGAGGAACACTTTGCTAGTGCAAGGAGCTTGCAATATATAGACTTGTCATATAATGCCCTCAAGATTGAGATCAGCTCGGACTGGCAACCACCATCTACATTAGAGTATGTAAACTTTGCATCCTGCCAGATGGGCCCACTGTTTCCTGTGTGGCTTCAGTGGAATATGAGCATCACCTATCTTGATATCTCGAGTGCAGGTATAGCTGATAGGCTTCCACAGTGGTTCTCCGATGGCTTTTCAAATGTCGAATTCATGAACATCTCCAACAATCAACTCAACGGAACTTTGCCGGCTGATATGGGCTCCATGTCACTTCTACAACTCTACCTCAGTTCAAACAAATTAACTGGTCAGATACCCACGCTGCCACCAAACATAACATGGTTGGACTTATCCAATAACTTGTTGTTAGGACTCACTGGTCACTCTGCTGTTGGATCCGCCAatctaagacagctttctctgtTCTCCAACCGACTCACTGGTCATATTCCTGAATCTTTTTGTAAATTTCAGAGACTGTGTGTGTTGGACTTATCCAACAATTTTTTGGAGGGAGAACCACCGTTGTGCCTCGGGGTAACGGAATATATGAAATTTGTAGCCTTAAGTAACAATAGTTTGTCAGGAAAGTTCCCGTCTTTTCTGCAAAACTTGACAAATGTGCACTTCCTAGATTTGTCTCGGAACAAATTCTCTGGAAGATTGCCAATGTGGATTGGAAGCTTAACATCATTAAGAGTTATACGATTAAGTCACAACAAGTTCTTTGGTAGCATTCCAATGAACATCACAAACCTTTCTTGCCTTCAGTACATGGACCTAAATAACAATAAGATATCAGGCTCTCTGCCGATCTACCTATCAAATCTTAAATTTATGACAAACACATCCATGATGGGTTGTTCCGATGGCATTGAAATAATTGTTTCTAACAGCAATGAAATAAGTTATTATCATCTTAATAATTTCTCTACGGTCTGGAAGGGGCAGGAATTGAACTATGGTTCCATTCAAAGAATTTTCGACACAAGTATGACGAGCATTGATTTATCTTCAAATGACTTAACCAGTGAAATTCCAGAAGAAATAGTTGTTCTTGATGCGCTTGTGAATTTGAATCTATCAAGGAACTACTTGACTGGAGTTATTCCAAAGAAGATCGGGGAAATGCGATCACTGCAATCATTGGACCTCTCGAGGAacatgctttcaggggaaataccAGCCACTGTATCAAATCTGACGTTCTTAAGTTACTTGGAATTATCATACAACGATCTTACAGGAAGAATTCCATCGGGAGTACAGCTTGATACCCTGTATGCAGAGTATCCATCTATGTACATTGGCAACATCGGTCTTTGTGGACATCCTCTTCAAAACAATTGCTCGAGTGAGCGTCATGCACCAAAGCAAGGTGGCCTGGGAAGAACTGAAGAAGGTTATGGGATACCATTCTTTTATCTTGGACTCGGGTGCGGCTTCGTGGTTGGTACATGGATTGCATTTGGTGTTTTGTTGTTCAAGAGAAACTGTAGAATTGCTTGCTTTCGACTGTCGGACAAGTTGTACGGCAAAGTATAG
- the LOC136481356 gene encoding uncharacterized protein isoform X1: MRQIMAAAAIQALEESVRRSGTRALGRLAPWSQDTREELALNLSLLAEAFLQLLASGLGTLALVWATVVLLGGYSTALVRTDFWFTTAIVFVETARIVGYNSAPEAKFFLGVPAAFYHLKHVLRVTSATNIVGLLAMAPALVVLAPIFLAIACMSLSLIRLHGITNPRRHDEYGGPNNGGNLKPALILFYSLVLAQGVLFLLWFPVAMNRLNIAKPLGSKYLANELLRRKKNLENYSSSRNNNKDQVNEEEMELVDRYVTSIAETCIQKGVSGTINTTVVSFTAELLLQSQHPDDYISAVSVLHSLVIKNKERSDAAIDQICASEKLVCRLVRMLRSSENLVSIPQPQRIEIAKQTKNDLDADIKAHVAQIVAKLACKLRLADIPGAGHCISSLLDYSHPISMKVRNKAGRSDDDRGGVNYQLRTTDIESESRDRDQEEETSKPLFLHGLVILRELAADPENCTEMYSTMDLVHKIIAPISNGLLMAIKNDETTVEVVRESLRVLAKLTSGTAGESGRKLCHELTTTTTKYGRRTAENLLWILRNSRDQEMGQRATEILSRLTLSKQTMHDFVVVLQRRLLVDPDQDSPLRTEAAGKALSALVTSRGHEFRDKFPDIHQLLTIMGAADDAYCKEYRVVMAEMLAKICARSRTDQDRNLLSSVASNALSTVLKGIVTETGMDRKFLSSFLGLAVQIREKLATAEAFADAVTGLLPMGNNVFAEKLERIIEMTNDSEDETCLAIMKSVTKLVTWMTEIDTISPGYNIEYFPRDNIVKKLEDAVEAMAHLERYMVMTGGADENKGYVTLQMLVETARNKLVSPSWQQR; the protein is encoded by the exons ATGAGGCAAATAATGGCGGCAGCAGCGATACAGGCTCTGGAAGAATCCGTCAGACGTTCCGGCACCCGCGCCCTGGGACGGCTGGCGCCCTGGAGCCAGGACACACGGGAGGAGCTAGCACTCAACCTGTCGCTGCTAGCGGAGGCGTTCCTGCAGCTGCTCGCGTCGGGGCTCGGCACGCTCGCCCTCGTCTGGGCCACCGTCGTCCTTCTCGGCGGTTACTCCACCGCGCTCGTGAGAACGGATTTCTGGTTCACCACGGCCATCGTCTTCGTTGAAACCGCCAG GATCGTCGGCTACAACTCAGCACCCGAGGCCAAATTCTTTCTCGGTGTTCCGGCTGCTTTCTACCATCTGAAACACGTTTTGCGGGTCACAAGTGCAACAAATATTGTAGGCCTACTCGCCATGGCGCCAGCATTGGTTGTTCTAGCTCCCATTTTCTTAGCAATAGCATGCATGTCGTTATCACTTATTCGTCTTCATGGCATTACTAATCCTAGAAGGCATGATGAGTACGGAGGTCCCAACAATGGCGGTAATCTGAAGCCAGCACTCATCTTGTTCTACAGCCTGGTGCTCGCTCAAGGTGTGCTGTTCCTCCTGTGGTTCCCGGTTGCGATGAATCGCCTGAACATTGCTAAACCTTTGGGTTCCAAGTACTTGGCAAACGAGCTTCTTCGAAGAAAGAAAAACTTGGAAAACTACAGTTCATCAAGAAATAACAATAAAGATCAGGTAAACGAGGAGGAGATGGAATTGGTTGACAGATATGTTACCAGCATAGCGGAGACGTGCATCCAAAAAGGCGTGTCTGGCACCATCAACACTACTGTAGTCTCGTTTACAGCAGAATTGTTATTGCAGTCTCAACACCCCGATGACTACATCTCTGCAGTTTCAGTTCTACACTCGCTGGTGATTAAGAACAAAGAACGTTCAGATGCAGCGATTGACCAGATTTGTGCCTCGGAGAAGTTGGTTTGCAGGCTTGTTCGGATGCTACGCTCCTCAGAGAATCTTGTTTCTATTCCTCAACCTCAAAGAATAGAAATTGCCAAACAAACCAAGAACGACCTTGATGCAGATATCAAGGCACACGTCGCACAAATTGTCGCGAAGCTTGCCTGCAAGCTGCGCCTAGCAGACATACCTGGCGCAGGGCACTGCATATCATCCCTACTTGATTATTCACATCCCATTTCCATGAAGGTGAGAAATAAGGCAGGCCGCAGCGACGACGATCGAGGAGGTGTAAATTATCAGCTGAGAACCACTGACATCGAGAGCGAGAGCCGGGACCGGGACCAGGAAGAAGAAACTAGCAAGCCCCTTTTTCTTCATGGACTTGTGATTCTTCGCGAGCTTGCTGCGGACCCGGAGAACTGCACAGAGATGTACAGCACCATGGATCTTGTGCACAAGATCATAGCGCCAATTAGCAATGGGCTACTTATGGCCATCAAGAATGATGAAACAACAGTTGAGGTTGTGAGGGAATCCTTACGCGTGCTGGCCAAGCTTACCAGCGGGACAGCAGGTGAGAGCGGTAGGAAATTATGCCATGaattaacaacaacaacaacaaaatatgGCCGCAGGACAGCTGAAAACTTACTTTGGATCTTGAGAAACAGCAGGGACCAGGAAATGGGACAGAGAGCTACTGAAATCCTCTCGAGGCTAACTCTGAGTAAACAAACAATGCACGACTTTGTTGTCGTGCTGCAACGCCGCCTACTCGTCGATCCTGATCAGGACAGCCCACTGAGAACTGAGGCAGCAGGGAAAGCGCTGAGCGCCCTTGTAACATCCCGTGGGCACGAGTTTCGGGACAAGTTTCCAGACATTCATCAGCTGCTCACAATCATGGGTGCTGCTGATGATGCATACTGTAAGGAGTACCGGGTGGTGATGGCAGAAATGTTGGCAAAAATTTGTGCCAGGTCCAGAACAGATCAGGATAGGAACCTCCTCAGCTCAGTAGCGTCCAACGCATTGTCCACG GTACTTAAAGGGATAGTAACTGAAACTGGCATGGACAGGAAGTTTCTCTCGTCGTTCTTAGGCCTTGCAGTGCAGATACGTGAGAAGCTTGCGACCGCGGAGGCTTTTGCGGACGCGGTGACAGGGCTTCTTCCAATGGGGAACAATGTTTTTGCAGAGAAGCTGGAGAGGATCATTGAGATGACGAACGACAGCGAGGATGAAACTTGCCTTGCGATCATGAAGTCCGTGACTAAGCTGGTTACGTGGATGACGGAAATCGACACCATCAGCCCCGGTTATAACATAGAGTACTTCCCGCGGGACAACATTGTTAAGAAACTGGAGGACGCCGTGGAGGCTATGGCTCACCTCGAAAGGTACATGGTTATGACTGGTGGTGCTGATGAGAACAAAGGTTATGTGACGCTTCAGATGCTTGTGGAAACAGCTAGGAACAAGCTGGTTTCACCTTCATGGCAGCAGCGTTAG
- the LOC136481356 gene encoding uncharacterized protein isoform X3 has product MRQIMAAAAIQALEESVRRSGTRALGRLAPWSQDTREELALNLSLLAEAFLQLLASGLGTLALVWATVVLLGGYSTALVRTDFWFTTAIVFVETASLVLAQGVLFLLWFPVAMNRLNIAKPLGSKYLANELLRRKKNLENYSSSRNNNKDQVNEEEMELVDRYVTSIAETCIQKGVSGTINTTVVSFTAELLLQSQHPDDYISAVSVLHSLVIKNKERSDAAIDQICASEKLVCRLVRMLRSSENLVSIPQPQRIEIAKQTKNDLDADIKAHVAQIVAKLACKLRLADIPGAGHCISSLLDYSHPISMKVRNKAGRSDDDRGGVNYQLRTTDIESESRDRDQEEETSKPLFLHGLVILRELAADPENCTEMYSTMDLVHKIIAPISNGLLMAIKNDETTVEVVRESLRVLAKLTSGTAGESGRKLCHELTTTTTKYGRRTAENLLWILRNSRDQEMGQRATEILSRLTLSKQTMHDFVVVLQRRLLVDPDQDSPLRTEAAGKALSALVTSRGHEFRDKFPDIHQLLTIMGAADDAYCKEYRVVMAEMLAKICARSRTDQDRNLLSSVASNALSTVLKGIVTETGMDRKFLSSFLGLAVQIREKLATAEAFADAVTGLLPMGNNVFAEKLERIIEMTNDSEDETCLAIMKSVTKLVTWMTEIDTISPGYNIEYFPRDNIVKKLEDAVEAMAHLERYMVMTGGADENKGYVTLQMLVETARNKLVSPSWQQR; this is encoded by the exons ATGAGGCAAATAATGGCGGCAGCAGCGATACAGGCTCTGGAAGAATCCGTCAGACGTTCCGGCACCCGCGCCCTGGGACGGCTGGCGCCCTGGAGCCAGGACACACGGGAGGAGCTAGCACTCAACCTGTCGCTGCTAGCGGAGGCGTTCCTGCAGCTGCTCGCGTCGGGGCTCGGCACGCTCGCCCTCGTCTGGGCCACCGTCGTCCTTCTCGGCGGTTACTCCACCGCGCTCGTGAGAACGGATTTCTGGTTCACCACGGCCATCGTCTTCGTTGAAACCGCCAG CCTGGTGCTCGCTCAAGGTGTGCTGTTCCTCCTGTGGTTCCCGGTTGCGATGAATCGCCTGAACATTGCTAAACCTTTGGGTTCCAAGTACTTGGCAAACGAGCTTCTTCGAAGAAAGAAAAACTTGGAAAACTACAGTTCATCAAGAAATAACAATAAAGATCAGGTAAACGAGGAGGAGATGGAATTGGTTGACAGATATGTTACCAGCATAGCGGAGACGTGCATCCAAAAAGGCGTGTCTGGCACCATCAACACTACTGTAGTCTCGTTTACAGCAGAATTGTTATTGCAGTCTCAACACCCCGATGACTACATCTCTGCAGTTTCAGTTCTACACTCGCTGGTGATTAAGAACAAAGAACGTTCAGATGCAGCGATTGACCAGATTTGTGCCTCGGAGAAGTTGGTTTGCAGGCTTGTTCGGATGCTACGCTCCTCAGAGAATCTTGTTTCTATTCCTCAACCTCAAAGAATAGAAATTGCCAAACAAACCAAGAACGACCTTGATGCAGATATCAAGGCACACGTCGCACAAATTGTCGCGAAGCTTGCCTGCAAGCTGCGCCTAGCAGACATACCTGGCGCAGGGCACTGCATATCATCCCTACTTGATTATTCACATCCCATTTCCATGAAGGTGAGAAATAAGGCAGGCCGCAGCGACGACGATCGAGGAGGTGTAAATTATCAGCTGAGAACCACTGACATCGAGAGCGAGAGCCGGGACCGGGACCAGGAAGAAGAAACTAGCAAGCCCCTTTTTCTTCATGGACTTGTGATTCTTCGCGAGCTTGCTGCGGACCCGGAGAACTGCACAGAGATGTACAGCACCATGGATCTTGTGCACAAGATCATAGCGCCAATTAGCAATGGGCTACTTATGGCCATCAAGAATGATGAAACAACAGTTGAGGTTGTGAGGGAATCCTTACGCGTGCTGGCCAAGCTTACCAGCGGGACAGCAGGTGAGAGCGGTAGGAAATTATGCCATGaattaacaacaacaacaacaaaatatgGCCGCAGGACAGCTGAAAACTTACTTTGGATCTTGAGAAACAGCAGGGACCAGGAAATGGGACAGAGAGCTACTGAAATCCTCTCGAGGCTAACTCTGAGTAAACAAACAATGCACGACTTTGTTGTCGTGCTGCAACGCCGCCTACTCGTCGATCCTGATCAGGACAGCCCACTGAGAACTGAGGCAGCAGGGAAAGCGCTGAGCGCCCTTGTAACATCCCGTGGGCACGAGTTTCGGGACAAGTTTCCAGACATTCATCAGCTGCTCACAATCATGGGTGCTGCTGATGATGCATACTGTAAGGAGTACCGGGTGGTGATGGCAGAAATGTTGGCAAAAATTTGTGCCAGGTCCAGAACAGATCAGGATAGGAACCTCCTCAGCTCAGTAGCGTCCAACGCATTGTCCACG GTACTTAAAGGGATAGTAACTGAAACTGGCATGGACAGGAAGTTTCTCTCGTCGTTCTTAGGCCTTGCAGTGCAGATACGTGAGAAGCTTGCGACCGCGGAGGCTTTTGCGGACGCGGTGACAGGGCTTCTTCCAATGGGGAACAATGTTTTTGCAGAGAAGCTGGAGAGGATCATTGAGATGACGAACGACAGCGAGGATGAAACTTGCCTTGCGATCATGAAGTCCGTGACTAAGCTGGTTACGTGGATGACGGAAATCGACACCATCAGCCCCGGTTATAACATAGAGTACTTCCCGCGGGACAACATTGTTAAGAAACTGGAGGACGCCGTGGAGGCTATGGCTCACCTCGAAAGGTACATGGTTATGACTGGTGGTGCTGATGAGAACAAAGGTTATGTGACGCTTCAGATGCTTGTGGAAACAGCTAGGAACAAGCTGGTTTCACCTTCATGGCAGCAGCGTTAG
- the LOC136481356 gene encoding uncharacterized protein isoform X2, with protein MRQIMAAAAIQALEESVRRSGTRALGRLAPWSQDTREELALNLSLLAEAFLQLLASGLGTLALVWATVVLLGGYSTALVRTDFWFTTAIVFVETARHDEYGGPNNGGNLKPALILFYSLVLAQGVLFLLWFPVAMNRLNIAKPLGSKYLANELLRRKKNLENYSSSRNNNKDQVNEEEMELVDRYVTSIAETCIQKGVSGTINTTVVSFTAELLLQSQHPDDYISAVSVLHSLVIKNKERSDAAIDQICASEKLVCRLVRMLRSSENLVSIPQPQRIEIAKQTKNDLDADIKAHVAQIVAKLACKLRLADIPGAGHCISSLLDYSHPISMKVRNKAGRSDDDRGGVNYQLRTTDIESESRDRDQEEETSKPLFLHGLVILRELAADPENCTEMYSTMDLVHKIIAPISNGLLMAIKNDETTVEVVRESLRVLAKLTSGTAGESGRKLCHELTTTTTKYGRRTAENLLWILRNSRDQEMGQRATEILSRLTLSKQTMHDFVVVLQRRLLVDPDQDSPLRTEAAGKALSALVTSRGHEFRDKFPDIHQLLTIMGAADDAYCKEYRVVMAEMLAKICARSRTDQDRNLLSSVASNALSTVLKGIVTETGMDRKFLSSFLGLAVQIREKLATAEAFADAVTGLLPMGNNVFAEKLERIIEMTNDSEDETCLAIMKSVTKLVTWMTEIDTISPGYNIEYFPRDNIVKKLEDAVEAMAHLERYMVMTGGADENKGYVTLQMLVETARNKLVSPSWQQR; from the exons ATGAGGCAAATAATGGCGGCAGCAGCGATACAGGCTCTGGAAGAATCCGTCAGACGTTCCGGCACCCGCGCCCTGGGACGGCTGGCGCCCTGGAGCCAGGACACACGGGAGGAGCTAGCACTCAACCTGTCGCTGCTAGCGGAGGCGTTCCTGCAGCTGCTCGCGTCGGGGCTCGGCACGCTCGCCCTCGTCTGGGCCACCGTCGTCCTTCTCGGCGGTTACTCCACCGCGCTCGTGAGAACGGATTTCTGGTTCACCACGGCCATCGTCTTCGTTGAAACCGCCAG GCATGATGAGTACGGAGGTCCCAACAATGGCGGTAATCTGAAGCCAGCACTCATCTTGTTCTACAGCCTGGTGCTCGCTCAAGGTGTGCTGTTCCTCCTGTGGTTCCCGGTTGCGATGAATCGCCTGAACATTGCTAAACCTTTGGGTTCCAAGTACTTGGCAAACGAGCTTCTTCGAAGAAAGAAAAACTTGGAAAACTACAGTTCATCAAGAAATAACAATAAAGATCAGGTAAACGAGGAGGAGATGGAATTGGTTGACAGATATGTTACCAGCATAGCGGAGACGTGCATCCAAAAAGGCGTGTCTGGCACCATCAACACTACTGTAGTCTCGTTTACAGCAGAATTGTTATTGCAGTCTCAACACCCCGATGACTACATCTCTGCAGTTTCAGTTCTACACTCGCTGGTGATTAAGAACAAAGAACGTTCAGATGCAGCGATTGACCAGATTTGTGCCTCGGAGAAGTTGGTTTGCAGGCTTGTTCGGATGCTACGCTCCTCAGAGAATCTTGTTTCTATTCCTCAACCTCAAAGAATAGAAATTGCCAAACAAACCAAGAACGACCTTGATGCAGATATCAAGGCACACGTCGCACAAATTGTCGCGAAGCTTGCCTGCAAGCTGCGCCTAGCAGACATACCTGGCGCAGGGCACTGCATATCATCCCTACTTGATTATTCACATCCCATTTCCATGAAGGTGAGAAATAAGGCAGGCCGCAGCGACGACGATCGAGGAGGTGTAAATTATCAGCTGAGAACCACTGACATCGAGAGCGAGAGCCGGGACCGGGACCAGGAAGAAGAAACTAGCAAGCCCCTTTTTCTTCATGGACTTGTGATTCTTCGCGAGCTTGCTGCGGACCCGGAGAACTGCACAGAGATGTACAGCACCATGGATCTTGTGCACAAGATCATAGCGCCAATTAGCAATGGGCTACTTATGGCCATCAAGAATGATGAAACAACAGTTGAGGTTGTGAGGGAATCCTTACGCGTGCTGGCCAAGCTTACCAGCGGGACAGCAGGTGAGAGCGGTAGGAAATTATGCCATGaattaacaacaacaacaacaaaatatgGCCGCAGGACAGCTGAAAACTTACTTTGGATCTTGAGAAACAGCAGGGACCAGGAAATGGGACAGAGAGCTACTGAAATCCTCTCGAGGCTAACTCTGAGTAAACAAACAATGCACGACTTTGTTGTCGTGCTGCAACGCCGCCTACTCGTCGATCCTGATCAGGACAGCCCACTGAGAACTGAGGCAGCAGGGAAAGCGCTGAGCGCCCTTGTAACATCCCGTGGGCACGAGTTTCGGGACAAGTTTCCAGACATTCATCAGCTGCTCACAATCATGGGTGCTGCTGATGATGCATACTGTAAGGAGTACCGGGTGGTGATGGCAGAAATGTTGGCAAAAATTTGTGCCAGGTCCAGAACAGATCAGGATAGGAACCTCCTCAGCTCAGTAGCGTCCAACGCATTGTCCACG GTACTTAAAGGGATAGTAACTGAAACTGGCATGGACAGGAAGTTTCTCTCGTCGTTCTTAGGCCTTGCAGTGCAGATACGTGAGAAGCTTGCGACCGCGGAGGCTTTTGCGGACGCGGTGACAGGGCTTCTTCCAATGGGGAACAATGTTTTTGCAGAGAAGCTGGAGAGGATCATTGAGATGACGAACGACAGCGAGGATGAAACTTGCCTTGCGATCATGAAGTCCGTGACTAAGCTGGTTACGTGGATGACGGAAATCGACACCATCAGCCCCGGTTATAACATAGAGTACTTCCCGCGGGACAACATTGTTAAGAAACTGGAGGACGCCGTGGAGGCTATGGCTCACCTCGAAAGGTACATGGTTATGACTGGTGGTGCTGATGAGAACAAAGGTTATGTGACGCTTCAGATGCTTGTGGAAACAGCTAGGAACAAGCTGGTTTCACCTTCATGGCAGCAGCGTTAG